One Janthinobacterium sp. TB1-E2 genomic region harbors:
- the greA gene encoding transcription elongation factor GreA — protein sequence MTSVPLTKYGAELLKEELHHLKTKERRIVIDAIAEARSHGDLSENAEYDAAKERQAFVEGRIAELEGKLGAAQIIDPTALDAEGRVVFASTVNLEDLESGQKVTYQIVGLDEADLKMNKVSVTSPIARALIGKYAGDVVEVQAPSGPREYEILEVLYI from the coding sequence ATGACCTCAGTCCCATTGACCAAATACGGCGCAGAACTCTTGAAAGAAGAGCTGCATCATTTGAAGACCAAGGAACGCCGCATCGTCATCGATGCGATCGCCGAAGCGCGTTCGCACGGTGATCTGTCGGAAAACGCCGAGTACGATGCCGCCAAGGAACGCCAGGCATTCGTCGAAGGCCGCATCGCCGAACTCGAAGGCAAGCTGGGCGCAGCGCAAATCATCGACCCGACCGCGCTCGACGCGGAAGGCCGCGTGGTGTTTGCCTCGACCGTGAACCTGGAAGACCTGGAGTCGGGCCAGAAAGTCACGTACCAGATCGTCGGACTCGATGAAGCCGACCTGAAAATGAACAAGGTGTCCGTGACGTCCCCGATCGCCCGCGCGCTGATCGGCAAGTACGCCGGCGACGTGGTGGAAGTGCAGGCGCCATCCGGCCCGCGCGAATACGAAATCCTGGAAGTACTGTACATCTGA
- a CDS encoding DUF4149 domain-containing protein, which yields MLARVRILVATLWAGSLWTIGFIVAPTLFATLSDRVLAGNIAGSMFRAEAWLSIVCALILLALLQWAPGALELKRRRLLGALVLSMLVCALLSHFGISPLMAELKAQAPSGIMDEAMRSRFGMLHGVSTVIFAVQSLLAGVLIWKQQ from the coding sequence ATGCTCGCCCGCGTGCGCATCCTCGTTGCCACCCTGTGGGCCGGCAGCTTGTGGACCATCGGCTTCATCGTGGCGCCGACCTTGTTCGCTACCTTGAGCGACCGCGTGCTGGCAGGCAATATCGCGGGCAGCATGTTCCGCGCCGAGGCCTGGCTGTCGATCGTTTGCGCCTTGATACTGCTGGCCTTGCTGCAATGGGCGCCCGGCGCGCTGGAACTCAAGCGCCGCCGCCTGCTGGGGGCGCTGGTGCTGTCGATGCTGGTGTGTGCGCTGCTCAGCCATTTTGGTATTTCGCCGCTGATGGCCGAACTCAAGGCGCAAGCCCCGTCGGGAATCATGGACGAGGCCATGCGCAGCCGCTTCGGCATGCTGCATGGCGTGTCGACCGTGATCTTTGCCGTGCAAAGCTTGCTGGCGGGCGTGCTGATCTGGAAACAGCAGTAA
- a CDS encoding YhbY family RNA-binding protein, with amino-acid sequence MLKLTPVERSALRAEAHALKPIVIIGEAGLTPAVLKEIDLGLDSHGLIKVRVFGDDREARVGMYDTICGNLGAAPVQHIGKLLVIYRPKKEVVKEKVSAGKGMREVTIVKASASGTKRPSVTKVMIKGNERVTEGGSIKRAKPRQKSAKKSALGSK; translated from the coding sequence ATGCTAAAACTTACACCCGTAGAGCGCAGCGCACTGCGCGCCGAAGCACACGCGCTGAAGCCTATCGTCATCATTGGCGAAGCGGGCTTGACACCTGCTGTCCTCAAAGAGATCGACCTTGGCCTGGATTCGCACGGTCTGATTAAAGTCCGCGTGTTCGGCGACGACCGCGAAGCCCGCGTCGGAATGTACGATACGATTTGCGGCAATCTCGGCGCCGCCCCGGTACAACATATTGGCAAACTGCTGGTAATCTACCGTCCGAAAAAAGAAGTGGTTAAGGAGAAGGTCAGCGCCGGCAAAGGCATGCGCGAAGTGACCATCGTCAAGGCCAGCGCCAGCGGCACCAAGCGCCCGAGCGTGACGAAAGTCATGATCAAGGGCAATGAGCGCGTTACCGAAGGCGGTTCCATCAAGCGTGCCAAGCCACGTCAGAAAAGCGCCAAGAAAAGCGCACTGGGCAGCAAGTAA
- a CDS encoding RlmE family RNA methyltransferase, with protein MAKKKLNKNWLHDHINDPYVKLAQKEGYRARAAYKLKEIDEDEKLIKPGQVIVDLGCTPGSWAQYTRRKLAGKDGGGVNGTLIGLDMLEMEPIADFHFIQGDFREARVLRQLEVVLQGRKVDLVLSDMAPNLSGIATADAARMEHLIDLAIEFSQLHLKPSGVLLVKCFKDMGFSQIVEKFRAEFKVVVQKKPKASRDKSSEIFLMGRGIKNPLKNAVEEDDSALDI; from the coding sequence ATGGCAAAGAAGAAATTAAACAAAAACTGGTTGCACGACCACATAAATGATCCATATGTGAAGTTGGCGCAAAAAGAGGGCTACCGCGCCCGGGCAGCATACAAGCTCAAAGAAATCGATGAAGACGAAAAACTGATCAAACCTGGCCAGGTGATTGTCGACCTTGGTTGCACTCCTGGCAGCTGGGCTCAGTACACGCGGCGCAAGCTGGCCGGCAAGGACGGCGGCGGGGTCAATGGTACCCTGATTGGCCTGGACATGCTGGAAATGGAGCCGATCGCCGATTTCCACTTCATCCAGGGCGACTTCCGCGAAGCGCGCGTGCTGCGTCAGCTGGAAGTGGTGTTGCAGGGCCGCAAGGTGGACCTGGTCCTGTCGGACATGGCGCCCAACCTGTCGGGCATCGCCACGGCCGACGCCGCGCGCATGGAGCATCTGATCGATCTGGCCATCGAATTTTCGCAATTGCACCTGAAGCCGTCTGGCGTGCTGCTGGTGAAATGCTTCAAAGACATGGGTTTCAGCCAGATCGTGGAGAAATTCCGTGCTGAATTCAAGGTCGTGGTGCAGAAAAAGCCCAAGGCCAGCCGCGATAAATCGTCGGAAATCTTCCTGATGGGCCGTGGAATCAAGAATCCGCTGAAAAATGCCGTTGAAGAAGATGATTCCGCCCTTGATATTTAA
- the ftsH gene encoding ATP-dependent zinc metalloprotease FtsH, with product MNNMFSKSAIWVVVLLLLFMLFKQFDSHGATGGSKAIAYSDLLDEVKAKRVKDVVIEGSSITAKLMDDTKVRTTATSLDKGLIGDLRDNGVHFDVRPPEEASFLQTIFVSWFPMLLLIGVWVFFMRQMQGGGKGGAFSFGKSKARMMDEASNTVTFADVAGCDEAKEEVNEVVDFLKDPSKFQKLGGRIPRGVLMVGPPGTGKTLLARAIAGEAKVPFFSISGSDFVEMFVGVGASRVRDMFENAKKHSPCIIFIDEIDAVGRHRGAGMGGGNDEREQTLNQLLVEMDGFEANSGVIVVAATNRADVLDKALLRPGRFDRQVSVGLPDIRGREQILNVHMRKVPIGTDVKADILARGTPGFSGADLANLVNEAALFAARRSKRLVEMIDFEDAKDKIYMGPERKSMIIREEERRNTAYHESGHAVVAKLLPKADPVHKVTIMPRGWALGLTWQLPEHDNLSAYKDKMLEEISILFGGRIAEEIFVGQMSTGASNDFSRATKLARSMVTRFGMSDSMGVMVYEDSENEGFFGGATKTISEATQQKVDAEIRNILDKQYALARTLLESNRDKVEMMTKALLEWETIDAEQINDIMAGLEPRPPKVIPPRRNAGDSGTGGISPNVTAPA from the coding sequence GTGAATAACATGTTTTCCAAATCTGCCATCTGGGTAGTCGTATTGCTGCTGTTGTTCATGCTGTTCAAGCAATTCGACAGTCATGGCGCCACAGGCGGCAGCAAGGCCATCGCTTATTCCGATTTGCTGGATGAAGTCAAAGCCAAGCGCGTCAAGGATGTCGTGATCGAAGGTTCGTCGATCACCGCCAAGCTGATGGACGACACCAAGGTGCGTACCACCGCCACCAGCCTCGACAAGGGCCTGATCGGCGACCTGCGCGACAATGGCGTGCATTTCGATGTGCGCCCGCCTGAGGAAGCGTCTTTCCTGCAAACTATTTTTGTTTCCTGGTTCCCCATGCTGCTGTTGATCGGCGTGTGGGTATTCTTCATGCGTCAGATGCAAGGCGGCGGCAAGGGCGGGGCATTCTCGTTCGGCAAGTCGAAGGCGCGCATGATGGATGAAGCCAGCAACACCGTCACCTTCGCCGATGTCGCCGGTTGCGACGAAGCGAAAGAAGAAGTCAACGAAGTGGTCGACTTCCTCAAGGATCCGAGCAAATTCCAGAAACTGGGCGGCCGCATTCCCCGCGGCGTGCTGATGGTCGGTCCTCCTGGCACGGGTAAAACCCTGCTGGCGCGCGCCATCGCCGGTGAAGCCAAGGTGCCGTTCTTCTCGATTTCCGGTTCCGACTTCGTGGAAATGTTCGTCGGCGTGGGCGCAAGCCGCGTGCGCGACATGTTTGAAAACGCGAAAAAGCATTCGCCATGCATCATCTTCATCGACGAGATCGACGCTGTCGGCCGTCACCGCGGTGCCGGCATGGGCGGCGGCAATGACGAGCGCGAACAGACCTTGAACCAGTTGCTGGTCGAGATGGACGGTTTTGAAGCGAACTCCGGCGTGATCGTCGTGGCCGCCACCAACCGCGCCGACGTGCTCGACAAAGCCTTGCTGCGTCCGGGCCGTTTCGACCGCCAAGTGTCCGTCGGCTTGCCCGATATCCGCGGCCGCGAACAGATCTTGAACGTGCACATGCGCAAAGTACCTATCGGTACCGACGTGAAAGCCGATATCCTGGCCCGCGGCACCCCTGGTTTCTCGGGTGCGGACCTGGCCAACCTGGTCAACGAGGCAGCCCTGTTTGCGGCACGCCGCAGCAAGCGCCTGGTGGAAATGATCGACTTCGAAGATGCGAAAGACAAGATCTACATGGGTCCTGAGCGTAAATCGATGATCATCCGCGAGGAAGAGCGTCGCAATACGGCTTACCATGAGTCCGGTCACGCCGTCGTCGCCAAGCTGCTGCCGAAGGCCGATCCCGTGCATAAAGTTACGATCATGCCGCGCGGCTGGGCCCTGGGCCTGACGTGGCAGTTGCCGGAACACGACAATCTGTCCGCCTACAAGGACAAGATGCTGGAAGAAATTTCCATCCTGTTCGGTGGCCGTATCGCCGAAGAGATTTTCGTGGGACAAATGTCCACGGGCGCGTCGAACGACTTCTCGCGTGCCACCAAGCTGGCCCGCTCCATGGTAACCCGCTTCGGCATGTCCGACAGCATGGGCGTGATGGTCTACGAAGACAGCGAAAACGAAGGTTTCTTCGGTGGCGCCACCAAGACGATCTCGGAAGCGACCCAGCAAAAGGTCGATGCTGAAATCCGCAACATTCTCGACAAGCAATATGCTTTGGCGCGCACCTTGCTGGAAAGCAACCGCGACAAGGTGGAAATGATGACCAAAGCCTTGCTGGAATGGGAAACCATCGATGCCGAGCAAATCAATGACATCATGGCCGGCCTGGAGCCGCGTCCACCGAAAGTCATTCCGCCACGCCGCAATGCG